In the genome of Limnobaculum zhutongyuii, one region contains:
- a CDS encoding trimethylamine-N-oxide reductase 2, with protein MNLTRRGFIKGAGVTAGAMAISSAIPLPAWADAPAGTILTAGRWGAMQVEVKDGKVISSKGALAKTIPNSLQTTAPDQVHTNARVKYPMVRKGFLAAPGKPDGKRGSDEFVKISWDDAMKLIHEQHMRIRKEHGAASVFAGSYGWRSSGVLHKAQTLLQRYMSLAGGYSGHMGDYSTGAAQVIMPHVVGSVEVYEQQTTYPVIMEHTQVVVLWGVNPLNTLKIAWSSTDEQGLEFFNQLKSSGKTVIAIDPMRSETIEFFGDKAQWLAPNMGTDVAMMLGVAHTLVTKSMHDKAFLDKYTTGYDRFEEYLLGKNDKTPKTAAWAEAICGIPAQQIELLAEIFSKNRTMLMGGWGMQRQQYGEQKHWMLVTLAAMLGQIGSEGGGFGFSYHYSNGGNPTRSGGVLSAISASVAGTSSAGNDWAASDAVNSFPLARIVEALEKPGSKYQHNGHEMTFPDIKMIWWAGGANFTHHQDTNRLIKAWQKPEMIVISECYWTAAAKHADIVLPITTSFERNDLTMTGDYSNQHLVPMKQVVPPQFESRNDFDVFADMSELLKAGGRKVYTEGKEEMDWLREFYDAAQKGARAQRVAMPQFNQFWQENKLIEMRKNEKNEKFIRFAEFRADPIMNPLGTPSGKIEIFSKTIEGFKYADCPAHPSWLAPDEWKGNAKEGQLQLLTAHPAHRLHSQLNYAKLREQYAVANREPITIHPEDAKARGIANGDLVRAFNERGQVLVGAVVSDGIKQGIVCIHEGAWPDLDPATGICKNGGANVLTLDIPTSQLANGCSGNTALVSIEKYTGPALTLTAFDPPKGESA; from the coding sequence ATGAATCTTACTCGTAGAGGTTTTATTAAAGGTGCAGGTGTTACCGCAGGGGCGATGGCGATCTCCTCTGCAATTCCACTGCCAGCCTGGGCAGATGCTCCGGCAGGTACTATTCTGACGGCCGGTCGTTGGGGTGCCATGCAAGTTGAAGTCAAAGATGGCAAAGTGATTTCATCAAAAGGTGCATTGGCAAAAACTATACCTAACAGCCTGCAGACCACCGCACCGGATCAGGTGCACACTAATGCCAGAGTGAAATACCCTATGGTGCGTAAAGGCTTTTTAGCCGCACCAGGCAAACCTGACGGCAAGCGCGGTAGCGATGAGTTTGTAAAAATATCCTGGGATGACGCCATGAAGTTAATTCATGAGCAGCATATGCGTATTCGTAAAGAGCACGGTGCAGCATCGGTATTTGCTGGCTCTTACGGTTGGCGTTCCAGTGGCGTACTGCATAAAGCACAAACTTTACTGCAACGTTATATGAGTCTTGCCGGTGGCTACTCTGGTCATATGGGCGACTATTCAACCGGCGCAGCTCAAGTGATTATGCCCCATGTAGTAGGTTCCGTTGAGGTTTATGAGCAACAAACCACTTATCCGGTCATTATGGAACATACTCAGGTTGTTGTGCTGTGGGGTGTTAACCCACTAAACACGCTGAAAATTGCCTGGAGCAGCACCGACGAACAGGGCCTTGAGTTCTTTAATCAGCTAAAAAGTTCAGGCAAAACGGTTATTGCTATTGACCCAATGCGTTCAGAAACCATTGAATTCTTTGGTGATAAAGCTCAATGGCTGGCACCTAATATGGGTACTGACGTCGCCATGATGTTAGGTGTTGCCCATACGCTGGTCACCAAATCCATGCACGATAAAGCGTTCCTGGACAAATACACGACCGGCTATGATCGTTTTGAAGAGTATCTGTTAGGTAAAAACGATAAGACACCAAAAACAGCGGCTTGGGCGGAAGCCATCTGTGGTATTCCGGCACAGCAAATTGAGCTACTGGCCGAAATTTTCAGCAAAAACCGCACCATGCTGATGGGTGGTTGGGGTATGCAACGCCAACAGTATGGTGAACAAAAACACTGGATGCTGGTTACTCTGGCAGCCATGCTGGGCCAGATTGGTAGTGAAGGCGGCGGTTTTGGCTTCTCTTATCACTATTCTAACGGCGGTAACCCAACTCGTAGCGGCGGTGTACTTTCTGCCATTTCGGCCTCAGTAGCAGGCACATCTTCTGCGGGTAACGACTGGGCAGCTTCCGATGCAGTAAATAGTTTCCCATTAGCTCGTATTGTTGAGGCTCTGGAAAAACCCGGTAGCAAATATCAGCACAACGGTCATGAAATGACCTTCCCTGATATTAAAATGATCTGGTGGGCCGGTGGTGCAAACTTTACTCACCATCAGGATACCAACCGTCTAATCAAAGCCTGGCAAAAACCAGAGATGATTGTTATCTCCGAATGCTACTGGACTGCGGCGGCTAAACATGCGGATATCGTATTGCCAATCACCACATCGTTTGAGCGTAACGATCTGACCATGACCGGTGATTACAGTAACCAACATTTAGTGCCAATGAAGCAAGTCGTACCACCTCAGTTTGAATCACGTAATGACTTCGACGTCTTTGCGGACATGTCTGAGCTACTGAAAGCCGGGGGCCGCAAGGTCTATACCGAAGGTAAGGAAGAGATGGACTGGCTGCGTGAGTTCTATGATGCAGCTCAAAAAGGTGCCCGTGCTCAGCGCGTTGCTATGCCGCAGTTCAATCAATTCTGGCAGGAAAATAAACTGATTGAGATGCGTAAAAACGAGAAGAATGAAAAATTCATTCGTTTTGCTGAATTCCGTGCCGATCCAATAATGAACCCTCTGGGAACTCCAAGCGGTAAAATTGAGATATTCTCTAAAACTATCGAAGGGTTTAAGTATGCGGACTGCCCGGCACATCCAAGCTGGCTGGCTCCGGATGAGTGGAAAGGCAACGCCAAAGAGGGTCAGTTGCAGTTATTAACTGCCCACCCTGCTCATCGCCTGCATAGCCAACTTAACTATGCAAAACTGCGCGAACAGTATGCTGTAGCCAACCGCGAACCAATTACCATCCACCCGGAAGATGCAAAAGCTCGTGGTATTGCTAATGGCGATCTGGTCAGAGCCTTTAATGAGCGTGGTCAGGTGTTAGTGGGAGCCGTAGTTTCTGACGGCATTAAGCAAGGTATCGTTTGTATTCACGAAGGTGCATGGCCAGATCTGGACCCCGCTACTGGCATTTGTAAAAACGGTGGCGCTAACGTACTAACCCTTGATATTCCAACATCGCAATTAGCGAATGGCTGTTCTGGTAATACGGCTTTAGTTTCTATTGAAAAGTATACCGGCCCAGCTCTGACGTTAACCGCATTTGATCCACCAAAAGGTGAAAGCGCTTAA
- the ychF gene encoding redox-regulated ATPase YchF, with protein sequence MGFKCGIVGLPNVGKSTLFNALTKAGIEAANFPFCTIEPNTGVVPMPDPRLDQLAEIVKPQRILPTTMEFVDIAGLVKGASKGEGLGNQFLTNIRETEAIGHVVRCFENDNIIHVSGKVDPAEDIDIINTELALSDLETCERAIHRVQKKAKGGDKDAKIELAALEKCLPHLENAGMLRALNLDSEEKAALRYLSFLTLKPTMYIANVNEDGFENNPYLDKVREIAAAEGSVVVAVCAAVESDIAELDDEERDEFMAEMGLTEPGLNRVIRAGYELLNLQTYFTAGVKEVRAWTIPVGATAPQAAGKIHTDFEKGFIRAQTIAFEDFITYKGEQGAKEAGKMRSEGKDYIVKDGDVMNFLFNV encoded by the coding sequence ATGGGATTTAAATGCGGCATTGTTGGGTTGCCTAACGTAGGCAAATCAACCCTGTTTAATGCGTTAACGAAGGCGGGTATCGAAGCGGCTAACTTTCCGTTCTGTACAATTGAGCCTAATACCGGTGTCGTACCCATGCCCGATCCGCGCCTCGACCAACTGGCTGAAATCGTTAAGCCACAGCGCATTCTGCCGACTACCATGGAATTCGTGGATATCGCCGGTCTGGTTAAAGGGGCTTCTAAAGGTGAAGGCCTGGGTAACCAATTTTTAACCAATATTCGTGAAACCGAAGCCATCGGCCATGTTGTTCGCTGTTTTGAGAATGACAATATTATTCACGTATCCGGTAAAGTCGATCCGGCAGAAGATATCGATATTATCAATACCGAACTGGCCCTTTCCGATCTGGAAACCTGTGAACGCGCAATTCATCGCGTGCAGAAAAAAGCCAAAGGCGGCGATAAAGATGCCAAAATTGAGCTGGCTGCATTAGAAAAGTGTCTGCCACATTTAGAGAATGCCGGTATGTTACGCGCTCTGAATCTGGACAGCGAAGAGAAAGCAGCACTGCGTTATTTAAGTTTCCTGACCTTAAAACCAACGATGTACATTGCTAACGTCAATGAAGATGGTTTTGAGAATAACCCATATCTGGACAAAGTACGTGAAATTGCCGCTGCTGAAGGTTCAGTGGTGGTTGCCGTTTGTGCTGCCGTTGAATCTGATATTGCCGAACTGGATGACGAAGAACGTGATGAGTTTATGGCGGAAATGGGTCTGACTGAACCAGGTTTAAATCGTGTCATTCGTGCTGGTTATGAATTGCTGAACCTGCAAACCTACTTCACCGCCGGTGTGAAAGAAGTTCGTGCCTGGACAATTCCTGTCGGTGCCACTGCCCCGCAGGCTGCCGGTAAAATCCATACTGACTTTGAAAAGGGCTTTATCCGCGCTCAAACCATCGCGTTTGAAGATTTCATCACCTATAAAGGTGAACAAGGCGCTAAAGAAGCCGGTAAAATGCGTTCAGAAGGAAAGGATTACATCGTTAAAGATGGCGATGTGATGAATTTCTTGTTTAACGTCTAA
- a CDS encoding fimbrial biogenesis chaperone produces the protein MKRITLAALALGTLLLSAQTFGAVRPQLTRIVAYAADKETPIEVINESQETYLIQSWLEDLKGNENNLPLVLTPPVMKIAGKQEGKLRLVVLPAEIPQDRESVYWLSIQEIPPKAKDNENNKLVLAIRSRLKVFVRPEGLDGSKAADAVKSLQWDVERDGGEVWLKATNPTPYYISFGKLELKAGGANGTTLESKTVMPAPMSSQRYAVPKSFKGKSVTLTYSAVNDYGGETEVLNTGVRL, from the coding sequence ATGAAACGTATAACTCTCGCCGCACTGGCTTTGGGAACCCTGTTGCTCTCGGCACAGACTTTCGGTGCGGTTCGGCCACAGCTAACCCGAATTGTGGCTTATGCAGCCGACAAAGAGACACCGATTGAGGTCATTAATGAGAGTCAGGAAACCTACCTGATTCAGTCCTGGCTGGAGGATTTAAAGGGCAATGAGAATAATCTACCGTTAGTACTAACGCCGCCGGTAATGAAGATTGCTGGTAAGCAGGAAGGCAAACTGCGTCTGGTGGTGTTACCGGCAGAAATCCCACAGGACAGGGAATCAGTGTACTGGTTGTCGATTCAGGAAATCCCGCCCAAGGCGAAAGATAATGAGAACAATAAACTGGTGCTGGCCATCCGTAGTCGTCTGAAGGTGTTTGTGCGTCCAGAGGGGCTGGATGGTAGTAAGGCTGCCGATGCGGTGAAGTCATTACAGTGGGATGTTGAGCGTGATGGGGGCGAAGTATGGCTAAAGGCCACCAATCCAACCCCTTATTACATCAGCTTTGGCAAGCTGGAACTGAAGGCGGGGGGTGCAAACGGCACCACGCTGGAAAGTAAAACAGTGATGCCGGCACCGATGAGCAGCCAGCGCTATGCGGTACCGAAGAGTTTTAAAGGTAAATCAGTAACGCTGACCTACAGTGCGGTGAATGATTATGGTGGGGAGACTGAGGTGCTGAATACGGGGGTGAGGTTGTGA
- a CDS encoding IS1 family transposase — protein MEVRQLVCHHCNVPGRIRRHGQARSGIQRYLCVLCKKTFQVSYIYQGHETNIAKQIKSLLAEGQSREQISRSLGVSLKNIDRHIYMLESEAI, from the coding sequence ATGGAAGTGAGGCAGTTAGTTTGTCACCATTGTAATGTACCCGGTAGGATAAGACGTCATGGTCAGGCGCGCTCCGGAATTCAACGTTACCTTTGTGTTTTATGTAAGAAGACATTTCAAGTTTCTTATATTTATCAGGGGCATGAAACAAATATCGCTAAGCAAATTAAATCTTTGTTAGCCGAAGGGCAAAGCCGTGAACAAATATCTCGTTCTCTCGGCGTTAGCCTGAAAAATATAGATCGTCATATTTATATGCTGGAAAGCGAAGCTATATAA
- a CDS encoding DUF4365 domain-containing protein, producing MSFPKYNQTNSQERLGVNAVAEAMAKIGQIWRETPMADVGIDGQIEYVSPEGFATGRMIAVQIKSGPSFFKESNGDWVFHPEEKHRFYWERFPLPVLIIIHNPDTNLSYWQDARQVLRVAKPTDAKGITIPKSNVLQSTSAKTLFEGFAVIDQDFMSVEDVLDYLIKAKSNNASFPVSYFNLFCSGLTNICRSLYFGMDVAMAVAEVELHNQNSPYGVGVGDSEHNFLFKYIKFIVHQRIADVDFSDCMIDWYDRERQPSFMAPLTSRGKELVRLIHELECRLKSEGRIEDTGYLHAAQEGFVQLLFTPSEIQRIELTNKVQREYLKSS from the coding sequence ATGAGTTTCCCCAAATATAACCAGACTAATTCTCAAGAAAGATTAGGTGTAAATGCTGTTGCAGAAGCTATGGCAAAAATTGGCCAGATTTGGCGTGAAACTCCAATGGCTGACGTTGGAATTGATGGCCAGATTGAGTATGTTAGTCCCGAGGGATTTGCCACGGGAAGGATGATAGCTGTTCAAATAAAGTCAGGGCCATCCTTTTTTAAGGAAAGCAACGGAGATTGGGTTTTCCACCCAGAAGAGAAGCACCGATTTTACTGGGAAAGATTTCCGTTGCCTGTACTCATAATTATTCACAACCCAGATACAAATTTAAGTTATTGGCAAGATGCTCGCCAAGTGTTAAGAGTTGCCAAGCCAACAGATGCAAAGGGTATTACCATACCCAAATCAAATGTCTTACAATCTACCAGTGCTAAAACACTCTTTGAAGGGTTTGCGGTCATAGATCAAGACTTTATGTCGGTCGAAGATGTTCTTGACTATTTGATTAAGGCTAAAAGTAACAATGCTTCATTTCCTGTCTCATATTTCAATCTTTTCTGCTCCGGCCTAACTAATATCTGTCGCTCTTTATATTTTGGTATGGATGTAGCAATGGCCGTAGCAGAAGTTGAATTGCATAATCAAAATTCACCTTATGGTGTCGGAGTAGGTGACTCAGAACATAATTTTCTGTTTAAGTATATAAAGTTCATCGTGCACCAGCGTATAGCTGATGTTGATTTCTCTGACTGTATGATTGACTGGTATGATCGTGAAAGGCAGCCATCTTTTATGGCACCACTGACCTCTAGAGGTAAAGAATTGGTACGGCTCATCCATGAATTAGAATGTAGGTTAAAGTCGGAAGGCAGAATAGAAGATACTGGGTATTTACACGCCGCACAAGAGGGTTTTGTGCAGTTGCTATTTACCCCAAGCGAGATACAGAGGATTGAACTTACCAATAAAGTTCAGCGGGAGTACTTAAAAAGTTCCTAA
- a CDS encoding tyrosine-type recombinase/integrase: MLTDTQCRTAKPKEKLYRLNDTDGLYLEVKPNGKKAWRYRFKINGKSSMFALGEYPLVKLVEAREKCKQARKLVSEGINPAQARQLDKIRKTNEAANTFEVIAREWLQMKDWAEITKVRRLDMLERVVFPAIGKLPIKEITPHHILSILQNTAKRGAPTVAAEARRTISAIFELAVATLRADSDPVWPVRKALPANKTQHKPALTPEQIGKLLSSFDNTQCTYQVNYCMWLMWWTLARPAEVAEAEWAEFDLEKALWIIPAERMKARRDHTIPLPRQAVEMLTALKGITGNRKHLFPGRDNRHAPMTTHSLRQALKTLGWSGTYSPHATRTTGSTRLNEMGYRADAIEAQLAHADKNNVRRTYNHATYLDERRVMMQDWADKLDGWVR, encoded by the coding sequence ATGCTCACAGACACCCAGTGCCGTACTGCAAAGCCCAAAGAAAAGCTTTATCGCCTCAATGACACTGACGGCCTTTATCTGGAAGTTAAGCCCAACGGCAAGAAAGCGTGGCGGTATCGTTTCAAAATCAATGGCAAGTCCAGCATGTTTGCTCTGGGTGAGTATCCGCTTGTTAAGCTGGTTGAAGCGCGAGAGAAATGTAAGCAGGCTCGCAAACTCGTCAGTGAAGGCATCAATCCAGCTCAGGCACGCCAGCTCGATAAGATCCGTAAAACCAATGAAGCTGCCAATACCTTTGAGGTCATCGCAAGAGAGTGGCTACAGATGAAAGATTGGGCTGAAATAACCAAAGTACGTCGTCTCGATATGCTGGAGCGCGTTGTCTTCCCTGCTATCGGAAAGCTTCCAATCAAAGAAATAACACCACACCATATTTTGAGTATTCTGCAAAACACAGCTAAGCGTGGAGCGCCTACCGTTGCCGCTGAAGCCAGACGCACCATTTCTGCCATCTTTGAGCTTGCCGTAGCTACACTACGCGCAGATAGCGATCCAGTCTGGCCTGTACGTAAGGCGTTACCCGCTAACAAAACTCAGCACAAGCCAGCCCTGACACCAGAGCAAATCGGTAAGTTATTAAGCAGCTTTGACAACACTCAATGCACTTATCAGGTGAATTACTGCATGTGGCTAATGTGGTGGACGCTGGCTCGCCCTGCTGAAGTAGCTGAGGCCGAGTGGGCTGAATTTGATCTGGAAAAAGCGCTATGGATTATTCCAGCAGAAAGAATGAAAGCTCGCCGCGACCACACCATTCCCCTACCCCGTCAGGCCGTAGAAATGCTCACCGCGCTCAAAGGAATAACGGGAAATCGTAAACACCTATTTCCCGGCCGCGACAATCGTCATGCTCCGATGACAACACATTCATTAAGACAGGCGCTTAAAACATTGGGTTGGAGTGGCACCTATAGCCCTCACGCCACTAGAACCACCGGCAGTACTCGTTTAAATGAGATGGGGTACCGCGCTGACGCTATCGAAGCACAACTGGCGCATGCGGATAAAAACAACGTTCGCAGGACTTACAACCACGCTACCTATCTTGATGAACGACGAGTAATGATGCAGGATTGGGCGGATAAGTTGGATGGTTGGGTGCGTTGA
- a CDS encoding transposase, whose product MLNKNQFSVRCPFCEGSNFRRYGYSKAKAQRYLCCDCNRTFQNKYIYVISRLKVAETVTG is encoded by the coding sequence GTGTTAAATAAAAACCAATTCTCAGTACGATGTCCGTTTTGTGAAGGGAGTAATTTTAGACGCTATGGCTATAGCAAAGCTAAAGCTCAGCGTTATTTATGTTGCGACTGCAACAGGACATTTCAGAATAAATATATTTATGTAATTAGCCGATTAAAAGTGGCAGAAACAGTAACGGGATAA
- a CDS encoding entericidin A/B family lipoprotein, whose amino-acid sequence MLVKRAIAILSLVLFCGLLSACNTTRGVGQDIEAGGEAIQRSTY is encoded by the coding sequence ATGTTAGTGAAACGTGCTATTGCCATTCTTTCATTAGTTCTTTTCTGTGGCCTGCTGTCTGCCTGCAATACAACTCGTGGAGTTGGGCAGGATATTGAAGCGGGTGGTGAAGCGATACAAAGAAGTACCTACTAA
- a CDS encoding pyridoxamine 5'-phosphate oxidase family protein — protein sequence MPVYQESIKVLESLFARDSFFAFATSKDNVPSVRIVDAFYDDYCFYIVVSGRTQKIREIALNENVALCHEMYRFTGKAYNIGHPLQPENQEIRSKLIKVFEPWYFAHNNEDSNEMYYIKVELVTGFFHKDGTGYRVDFINKSAESMPFEFGE from the coding sequence ATGCCGGTTTATCAAGAGAGTATTAAGGTTTTAGAATCTTTATTTGCCAGGGATAGTTTTTTTGCCTTTGCTACCTCAAAAGATAATGTCCCATCCGTCAGAATTGTCGATGCGTTTTATGATGATTATTGCTTTTATATTGTTGTTTCCGGAAGAACTCAAAAAATAAGAGAAATCGCGCTAAATGAAAATGTCGCATTGTGTCATGAAATGTATCGTTTTACAGGCAAAGCATACAATATAGGGCATCCACTTCAGCCAGAAAATCAAGAGATTAGAAGCAAGCTGATTAAAGTATTTGAGCCATGGTACTTTGCTCATAATAACGAAGACAGTAACGAGATGTATTATATTAAAGTAGAGTTAGTAACAGGATTTTTCCATAAGGATGGAACAGGATATCGAGTGGATTTTATCAATAAGAGCGCAGAATCAATGCCGTTTGAATTTGGTGAGTAG
- a CDS encoding IS1/IS1595 family N-terminal zinc-binding domain-containing protein: MFNKRVVCRYCFKGNAVKKHGTAPSGYQRYLCGHCKRTFQGEYL; the protein is encoded by the coding sequence ATGTTCAATAAAAGGGTCGTTTGTCGATATTGCTTTAAAGGTAATGCGGTTAAAAAACACGGCACTGCACCTTCAGGTTATCAGCGCTATTTATGTGGTCACTGTAAACGAACTTTTCAGGGTGAATATTTATAA
- the gapS1 gene encoding GapS1 family protein produces the protein MIKNLDIQSDAVAKLRMDAIRSEIQGYNPELFIEFCMQYNLQKFDDNLHMLRHMPWVVNLCLKWSASVIGKNRKFKTLNKNQAIALFQKAYENLNIIPLGLEKKNGLHFFLRNNLYQQGIYQKIDALNSISRQVFLFSKLESNHKIKQSFFKLTNISIEDFLKLSFILISIITIENPVRKMNINTFNLLFPIISKDTIERFLRVISINYEDLPAFSKLKTFDKPLLEYYSSSPYLENPLIKKDSEYFQIHTQLTSRSIQTFIYDLLRRTDAEKFMDSFGSVFERSLEKIIQEGNIDFITENHLKEILPKDNKVIDFLIPHMNANIFIDAKGVEIHQKGMVTLRPEDISGKIKTSVLKAIEQAHEVNREIYLDEKIITPFRKASFIICITYKNLFLGNGSFLASTYAKNEMQKIYDKFNIDYHIPEENIFCLAFDEFEYLIASCKNANVPPYVVLQYAVEKNKEPSSAAFLFSQHTESYFDKVTNSHIINDMGKEMVQSLLDKIKPNDD, from the coding sequence GTGATTAAAAATTTAGACATTCAATCAGATGCTGTTGCTAAATTAAGGATGGATGCTATTCGTTCAGAAATACAAGGTTATAATCCTGAATTATTTATCGAATTCTGTATGCAATATAACCTACAAAAATTCGATGATAATTTACATATGCTGCGTCATATGCCGTGGGTAGTTAACTTATGTTTAAAATGGTCAGCATCAGTTATCGGCAAGAATAGAAAATTCAAAACTCTCAACAAAAATCAGGCCATCGCACTGTTTCAAAAAGCTTATGAAAATTTAAATATTATTCCACTCGGCCTTGAAAAGAAAAATGGACTGCATTTTTTCCTTAGAAACAACTTATATCAGCAAGGAATTTATCAAAAGATTGATGCTTTAAACTCCATTAGCAGGCAGGTTTTTTTATTTTCTAAACTTGAAAGCAACCACAAAATAAAGCAATCTTTTTTTAAATTAACAAATATTTCTATTGAAGACTTTTTAAAATTATCTTTTATTTTAATATCTATCATAACAATTGAAAATCCTGTTCGCAAAATGAATATAAATACTTTCAACCTTCTATTTCCAATTATTTCGAAAGATACTATAGAAAGATTTCTTAGGGTAATATCAATTAATTATGAAGACTTGCCAGCATTTTCAAAATTAAAGACTTTTGATAAGCCTTTGCTAGAATACTATTCATCTTCACCATACCTCGAAAATCCTTTAATAAAAAAGGATTCGGAATATTTCCAGATACATACACAACTAACATCAAGAAGTATACAGACATTTATATATGACCTCCTAAGAAGAACCGATGCCGAAAAATTCATGGACAGCTTTGGGAGTGTATTCGAACGTTCATTAGAAAAAATCATCCAAGAGGGTAATATTGATTTTATCACTGAAAATCACCTTAAAGAAATATTACCTAAAGATAACAAAGTAATTGATTTTTTGATTCCGCATATGAATGCAAACATATTTATTGACGCTAAAGGTGTTGAAATACATCAAAAGGGCATGGTCACTTTACGCCCAGAAGATATTTCAGGAAAAATAAAAACGTCTGTTTTAAAAGCCATTGAGCAAGCTCATGAAGTTAATAGAGAGATTTACTTAGACGAAAAAATAATAACTCCATTTAGAAAGGCATCATTCATAATCTGCATTACATATAAAAACCTCTTCTTAGGTAATGGTAGTTTCCTTGCCAGTACTTATGCAAAAAATGAGATGCAAAAAATATATGATAAATTCAATATCGACTACCACATACCTGAAGAAAATATATTTTGCTTAGCATTTGATGAATTTGAGTATCTTATCGCATCCTGCAAAAATGCAAATGTGCCCCCCTATGTGGTTTTACAATACGCCGTTGAAAAGAACAAAGAACCATCTAGTGCAGCGTTCCTTTTTTCCCAACACACAGAAAGTTATTTTGATAAAGTTACTAATTCTCATATAATCAATGATATGGGAAAGGAAATGGTTCAATCACTATTGGACAAAATTAAACCAAATGATGACTAA